A stretch of Fundicoccus culcitae DNA encodes these proteins:
- a CDS encoding LysR family transcriptional regulator, whose translation MKRLRTFQVVAEELNFSRAAIKLNYSQPTVSKHIQMLEEELNVILFDRKEGQYQLTEAGFKLYNHSLNINKELHAIAQLSLLGKESFQLKLQGHDYYCYKYFIPTITKMRWTYPGIGFKVDASNNQETVNKLLKNRIDIGIVSGSVLPKSFESVQIGHEAIGICVGEDIFSPELTAEDYIYKYPLLIDESDFYKTSHTFPYLKQRINVIDTTSDEVVQEAVLNHQCVGVLRLGRLENEIENGAIRVIETVVNKDPVYLVTNKENANQPHIQAFYDILLNIFNPRNKHKFSWV comes from the coding sequence ATGAAAAGACTCCGAACATTTCAAGTAGTGGCCGAAGAACTTAACTTCTCAAGGGCAGCCATCAAACTAAATTACTCTCAACCCACTGTCAGCAAACATATTCAAATGCTGGAAGAAGAACTAAATGTGATCCTGTTTGATCGAAAAGAGGGTCAATATCAATTAACCGAGGCGGGTTTCAAATTATATAATCATAGTCTCAATATTAACAAAGAACTCCATGCAATCGCGCAGTTATCGCTTTTAGGGAAAGAATCCTTTCAACTGAAGTTACAAGGTCATGATTATTACTGTTACAAGTACTTTATTCCCACCATCACGAAAATGCGTTGGACTTATCCCGGTATAGGGTTTAAAGTAGATGCATCGAACAATCAGGAAACCGTCAACAAATTGTTGAAAAACAGGATTGATATTGGCATCGTTTCAGGCAGTGTTTTACCGAAATCCTTTGAGTCTGTGCAAATAGGACACGAAGCGATTGGGATTTGTGTAGGCGAAGATATCTTTAGTCCTGAATTAACGGCAGAGGACTATATTTACAAATATCCTTTGTTAATTGATGAAAGTGATTTTTATAAAACATCCCATACCTTCCCATATCTCAAGCAGCGGATAAATGTGATTGATACGACGAGTGATGAAGTGGTCCAGGAAGCTGTGTTAAATCATCAGTGTGTCGGCGTTTTACGATTAGGTCGGTTAGAAAATGAGATAGAAAATGGAGCGATTCGTGTGATTGAAACGGTCGTTAACAAAGATCCAGTGTATCTCGTGACAAATAAAGAAAATGCAAATCAACCACATATCCAAGCTTTTTATGATATTTTACTAAATATCTTTAATCCAAGAAATAAGCATAAATTCAGTTGGGTATAA
- the ord gene encoding 2,4-diaminopentanoate dehydrogenase, which translates to MENIKVIIWGLGAMGSGVARTLLQKKGIDIVGAIDMGEKVGKPLFEVINQSHPHKINIPVGTTDDYIKANQADVVIICTDSYVKGNFEKIKRVLENKMNVISSAEEMAYPKAQNPELAAEIDRLAKENGVSVLGTGINPGHIMDLLVLVMTGALVDVKQITSKRINSLSPFGKAVMEEQGIGLTPEAFNQRKAAGEMAGHVGFEESVHMMADALGVQLDALTTEMQPIITEVDRKSPYGEAKAGQVAGVDMSAKGMVDGKEFFTLQHPQQIEPEQVGVETGDYVIIDGSPNVNLVNTPEIEGGLGTIAMLVNMIPKIINAEAGLKTMIDLPIPHAILGDFRDQVNEAKRPFK; encoded by the coding sequence ATGGAAAATATTAAAGTCATCATTTGGGGTTTAGGCGCCATGGGAAGTGGCGTGGCAAGAACTCTCTTGCAGAAAAAAGGAATCGATATAGTTGGTGCCATTGATATGGGTGAAAAAGTCGGAAAACCTCTTTTCGAGGTCATCAACCAAAGCCACCCCCATAAAATAAATATCCCTGTCGGCACAACTGACGATTACATCAAAGCTAACCAAGCCGATGTTGTGATTATTTGTACCGATTCATATGTCAAAGGGAATTTCGAAAAAATCAAACGCGTTCTTGAAAACAAAATGAATGTTATTTCAAGTGCCGAAGAAATGGCCTATCCCAAAGCACAAAATCCAGAATTAGCCGCTGAAATCGACCGACTGGCTAAGGAAAACGGCGTTTCGGTTTTAGGGACAGGTATTAATCCTGGGCATATTATGGATTTATTAGTCTTAGTTATGACCGGAGCTTTGGTGGATGTTAAACAAATTACCTCAAAACGCATCAATTCTCTGTCGCCGTTTGGTAAAGCCGTCATGGAAGAGCAAGGGATTGGGTTGACGCCCGAAGCCTTTAACCAACGCAAAGCCGCTGGCGAAATGGCCGGGCATGTTGGTTTTGAAGAATCCGTTCATATGATGGCCGATGCCCTTGGGGTCCAACTTGACGCATTGACCACAGAGATGCAACCTATTATCACCGAGGTCGACCGCAAATCCCCTTATGGTGAAGCCAAAGCTGGTCAAGTGGCAGGTGTCGATATGAGCGCTAAAGGGATGGTTGACGGCAAGGAGTTCTTTACCCTCCAACATCCGCAACAAATTGAACCTGAGCAAGTGGGCGTAGAAACAGGGGATTACGTGATTATCGACGGCAGTCCCAATGTCAATCTCGTTAACACGCCTGAAATTGAAGGGGGTCTCGGAACCATCGCTATGTTGGTGAATATGATTCCCAAAATTATCAACGCCGAGGCTGGTTTGAAAACCATGATTGATCTACCCATTCCACACGCCATTCTTGGCGACTTTAGAGATCAAGTGAATGAAGCTAAAAGACCCTTTAAATAA
- a CDS encoding DUF4430 domain-containing protein — MKKRLLGQWIVLLSAAALLVGCTTNNQEETESTVVETESVETIIESSVEDSETTDDKEEVTASIAILIDGEELTDLTKEVVVPEGTLLIDVMNEEYDVVDEGGFLSAIEGNEQDVAAERYWMYYINDEMAAVGAGEYELQEGDAIEWRLEDSDF; from the coding sequence ATGAAAAAAAGATTGTTAGGGCAATGGATTGTTTTGTTATCAGCAGCGGCTTTGTTAGTTGGATGTACAACAAATAATCAAGAAGAAACAGAATCAACGGTAGTTGAAACGGAAAGTGTTGAAACTATCATTGAAAGTAGCGTGGAAGATAGTGAAACAACGGATGATAAGGAGGAAGTAACAGCGTCGATTGCTATCCTGATTGATGGTGAGGAATTAACAGATTTAACGAAAGAAGTGGTCGTTCCAGAAGGGACGCTATTGATTGATGTGATGAATGAAGAATATGACGTTGTCGATGAAGGTGGCTTCTTATCAGCCATTGAAGGCAATGAACAAGATGTTGCTGCAGAGCGTTACTGGATGTACTATATCAATGATGAGATGGCAGCTGTTGGGGCTGGCGAATACGAACTTCAAGAAGGCGATGCTATTGAGTGGAGACTTGAAGACAGTGACTTCTAA
- the ortB gene encoding 2-amino-4-oxopentanoate thiolase subunit OrtB, with translation MTDKAYETVMARKNQIMSDSLQINYADFEGEGISFDYEHMMNSVAYSMDEMISIQRELGVGNTPIVELKNMTQLARKYDPAGKGARIFIKDEAANASGSFKDRRASISCYHAKKLGYKGVVTATSGNYGAAVAAHAAKLGLKCIVVQECFDSKEVGQPEIVEKARKCEALGAEVVQLTVGPELFYQFLKILEETGYFNASLYTPFGIAGVETLGYEIKQQFDRQVGQQPDVVVVTNAGGGNLTGTVRGLRKAGNTSSQIVAASVDLSGLHMASDEDFNRKSFTTGHTGFGIPFSTNPDRSDVPRSAARPLRYMDRYVLVKQGEVFFITETLAWIEGLEKGPAGNTSLAAAFALAQDMDEDQIILVQETEYTGAGKSVQPQLSFARDNGIDIYFGDPDEEVPGESIVLPKDPGLIKARDLDLNQPKRSRIRTALAQSPSSANFSPAEWQFLAEEINGSIEDVEAFVQELTGGA, from the coding sequence ATGACGGATAAGGCTTATGAAACGGTGATGGCTCGAAAAAATCAAATTATGAGTGATTCGTTACAAATCAATTATGCTGATTTTGAGGGCGAGGGTATTAGCTTTGATTACGAACATATGATGAATTCTGTCGCTTATAGTATGGATGAGATGATTAGCATTCAAAGAGAGCTTGGGGTTGGAAATACACCGATTGTTGAACTTAAGAATATGACGCAACTGGCACGGAAGTATGATCCTGCCGGTAAAGGGGCAAGGATATTTATTAAAGATGAAGCGGCTAATGCGTCGGGGAGTTTCAAGGACCGGCGGGCATCGATATCGTGTTATCATGCTAAAAAATTAGGCTATAAGGGTGTTGTGACGGCCACTTCGGGCAATTATGGGGCGGCGGTGGCAGCACATGCGGCTAAATTGGGGCTCAAATGTATCGTAGTTCAGGAATGCTTTGATTCTAAGGAAGTGGGGCAACCAGAAATTGTTGAAAAGGCACGTAAATGTGAGGCCTTAGGGGCTGAAGTCGTGCAATTAACGGTTGGACCTGAGTTGTTTTATCAATTTTTAAAAATCCTTGAAGAGACCGGCTATTTTAATGCGTCGCTATACACACCCTTTGGGATTGCGGGGGTCGAAACCTTAGGCTATGAAATTAAGCAACAATTTGACCGTCAAGTGGGTCAACAACCGGATGTGGTAGTGGTTACCAATGCAGGTGGAGGCAACTTAACGGGGACGGTTCGTGGCTTGAGAAAAGCGGGCAATACTAGCTCACAAATCGTAGCGGCTAGTGTGGATTTGTCGGGTTTACATATGGCTTCGGATGAGGATTTTAATCGGAAGTCCTTCACGACGGGGCACACAGGTTTTGGAATTCCCTTTTCGACTAATCCCGATCGTTCAGACGTTCCCCGTTCAGCGGCTCGCCCGTTACGCTACATGGATCGTTATGTGCTTGTCAAACAGGGGGAAGTCTTTTTCATCACCGAAACGCTAGCCTGGATTGAAGGATTAGAGAAAGGTCCAGCAGGCAATACCTCTTTAGCGGCGGCATTTGCTTTAGCCCAAGATATGGATGAAGATCAAATCATTCTGGTGCAGGAAACGGAATATACGGGGGCAGGTAAGAGTGTCCAACCGCAATTAAGCTTTGCCCGCGATAATGGCATTGATATTTATTTTGGGGATCCGGATGAGGAAGTTCCAGGGGAATCGATTGTTTTACCCAAGGATCCTGGCTTAATCAAGGCGCGTGATTTGGATTTAAATCAGCCTAAGCGGTCACGGATTAGAACGGCGCTGGCTCAGTCACCGTCAAGCGCAAACTTTTCGCCAGCCGAGTGGCAGTTTTTAGCCGAGGAAATTAACGGAAGCATTGAAGACGTTGAAGCATTTGTTCAAGAATTAACAGGAGGAGCGTAA
- the orr gene encoding ornithine racemase Orr, with amino-acid sequence MQYPRVTVDRTKLKHNLDYLSNKLKAKGIQVAAVTKVFSAYPELVALYADTKNVAFLADSRLENFANYPTDIKQEKLLLRIPMLSQVQKLVETVDISLNSQLETIQAINQTAQTQNKYHKIILMIDLGDLREGIFEQAEIDQTVEAILKLPHIELIGIGVNLTCYGAIIPNYAILQQLVEHKQRIEATFNIQLDILSGGNSSTLYLLDEAIPPEINQLRIGEAFVLGVETAFGKPIPQMHQDVFTLEAEIIEYRDKPSLPIGQVGQDAFGQKPTFVDKGTMRRGILALGKQDVDPSNIKPRDKRLEIIGASSDHLILDFTQAKEDYQLGDTVQFDLTYGSLLNVFTSKYVAKVFI; translated from the coding sequence ATGCAATATCCACGTGTGACCGTCGATAGGACAAAACTCAAACATAACTTGGACTATTTAAGCAACAAACTTAAGGCAAAAGGCATTCAGGTAGCGGCGGTGACCAAGGTATTTAGTGCCTATCCAGAACTAGTCGCCTTATACGCTGACACCAAAAATGTAGCTTTTTTAGCGGACTCAAGACTGGAAAATTTTGCGAATTATCCTACCGATATCAAACAAGAAAAACTGCTGTTGCGCATTCCGATGCTGTCCCAAGTTCAAAAACTCGTTGAGACCGTCGATATCAGTTTGAACTCACAGCTTGAAACCATCCAAGCCATTAATCAAACCGCTCAAACCCAAAATAAATATCACAAAATCATCCTGATGATTGATTTAGGCGACCTTAGAGAGGGCATCTTTGAGCAAGCAGAAATCGACCAAACGGTCGAAGCCATTTTAAAACTGCCACACATCGAACTCATAGGTATCGGCGTTAATTTAACGTGTTACGGCGCGATTATTCCTAATTACGCCATCTTGCAACAATTAGTTGAACACAAACAACGCATTGAAGCAACTTTCAATATCCAACTCGACATCCTTTCAGGCGGAAACTCGTCTACTTTATATTTATTAGACGAAGCCATTCCTCCAGAAATTAACCAGCTGCGAATAGGGGAGGCCTTCGTCTTAGGCGTTGAAACAGCCTTTGGAAAGCCCATCCCTCAGATGCATCAAGACGTCTTTACCCTAGAAGCAGAAATCATCGAATACCGTGATAAGCCGTCTCTGCCGATTGGACAAGTGGGTCAAGACGCCTTTGGTCAAAAACCAACCTTCGTAGATAAAGGCACGATGCGCCGAGGCATTCTGGCGCTAGGTAAGCAGGATGTTGATCCAAGCAATATTAAACCTAGAGACAAGCGCCTTGAAATCATCGGAGCGAGTTCCGATCACCTGATTCTGGACTTTACCCAAGCCAAAGAAGACTATCAATTAGGGGATACCGTTCAATTCGACTTGACCTACGGCTCCCTGCTTAATGTGTTTACTAGCAAATATGTCGCGAAGGTATTTATTTAG
- the oraE gene encoding D-ornithine 4,5-aminomutase subunit OraE: MTEYKLNINEKIDINKILENLEDYRPKRRGWTWRTPVPQYQMHQFNYKDMSRPLKNYVALPSAKYFDNIDPQGTPSITTEIASGRFEDDIRRMRMAAWHGADHIMVIRTAGQSHFEGLIEGTPQGVGGVPITRKQVRAQRKALDLIEEEVGRPINYHSYISGIAGPEIAVMFAEEGVNGAHQDPQYNVLYRNINMVRSFVDACEAKRVMAWAGIAQIDGAHNANATAREAWKVMPELMVQHAINTGVSSKVGIEDGNICLSTVPPTAPPAPSMTIDLPYAVALREFFDKYRMRAQQNTKYMEASTREATVTHTLNILISKLTSADIQSTITPDEGRNVPWHIYNVEAVDTAKQVFQGLDGLNDLLELKEDGQLRDDAREIKERAVLFLEAIIAQGGYFQAVENGMFVDSGEFPDRNGDGIKREINGGIGANSVYKRDADYMAPVTAHYGYNNVAQYDEAAVQNPSSLINGSTLEDPDKIVYIDELDETDNVNIRLAESKPYREEGKIKPEAEWAGDGVILLTFMIPESKRIAHYTALEIGKKMGLEECEVINTEVLQNAEGTRIEMKGIVPFVIDKDSLVIPEEPTVLSEDEIRQDIERQPMLVVAGTIGEDEHSVGLREIIDIKHGGIEKYGIKVEYLGTSVPVEKIVDAAIEMDADAIMASTIISHDEIHYKNMKRINDLCVEKGVRDKLILLAGGTQVVPEIAVKNGMDAGFGRGTKGVSVATALVEARWERENREE, translated from the coding sequence ATGACGGAATATAAATTAAATATAAACGAAAAAATTGATATTAATAAAATTCTGGAAAACCTAGAAGATTACCGACCTAAGCGTCGGGGATGGACGTGGCGGACGCCGGTACCACAATATCAAATGCATCAATTTAACTATAAAGATATGTCGCGCCCACTCAAAAATTATGTGGCTTTGCCGTCGGCTAAGTATTTTGATAATATTGACCCACAAGGAACGCCGTCTATTACCACCGAAATAGCCTCTGGTCGTTTTGAAGATGACATTCGGCGGATGCGGATGGCGGCTTGGCATGGGGCGGACCATATTATGGTGATTCGTACAGCAGGGCAATCCCATTTTGAGGGTCTGATTGAAGGAACCCCGCAAGGTGTGGGGGGTGTGCCTATTACTAGAAAACAAGTACGGGCGCAAAGAAAAGCCCTCGACTTAATTGAAGAAGAAGTCGGTCGTCCCATTAATTACCATTCCTATATTTCAGGAATTGCTGGACCGGAGATTGCGGTCATGTTTGCCGAAGAAGGCGTAAATGGCGCCCACCAAGACCCGCAATACAATGTTTTATACCGCAATATCAATATGGTACGTTCCTTTGTTGATGCTTGTGAGGCTAAAAGGGTGATGGCTTGGGCTGGGATTGCGCAAATTGATGGAGCGCATAATGCCAATGCGACGGCACGTGAAGCGTGGAAAGTGATGCCTGAATTAATGGTCCAACATGCTATTAACACCGGTGTTTCATCTAAAGTGGGGATTGAAGACGGCAATATTTGTTTATCAACCGTTCCACCGACGGCACCACCCGCACCATCGATGACGATTGATTTGCCGTATGCTGTTGCCCTCAGAGAGTTCTTTGATAAATATCGCATGCGGGCACAACAAAACACCAAATATATGGAAGCTTCAACCCGTGAAGCCACTGTCACCCATACACTCAATATCTTAATTTCTAAGTTGACGAGTGCCGATATTCAATCAACCATTACTCCTGATGAAGGCCGTAATGTCCCATGGCATATTTACAATGTGGAGGCGGTCGATACGGCTAAGCAAGTTTTCCAAGGGCTGGATGGTTTGAATGACTTATTAGAACTAAAAGAAGACGGCCAACTGAGAGATGATGCGCGTGAAATTAAAGAACGTGCTGTTTTGTTCCTAGAAGCCATTATTGCCCAAGGCGGTTATTTCCAAGCTGTTGAAAATGGCATGTTTGTTGACTCTGGCGAATTTCCAGACCGGAATGGCGATGGGATTAAACGTGAAATTAATGGGGGCATTGGCGCCAACTCCGTCTACAAACGTGACGCAGATTATATGGCACCTGTGACCGCACACTATGGATACAATAATGTGGCCCAGTATGATGAAGCAGCGGTCCAAAACCCATCGAGTTTGATAAACGGTTCAACCTTAGAAGATCCGGATAAAATCGTCTACATTGATGAGCTGGATGAGACCGATAATGTTAATATCCGCTTAGCCGAATCTAAACCTTACCGTGAAGAAGGCAAAATCAAACCTGAAGCCGAGTGGGCAGGTGACGGCGTGATCTTGTTAACCTTTATGATTCCAGAATCCAAACGGATAGCCCATTATACGGCTTTAGAAATCGGTAAAAAGATGGGCTTGGAAGAGTGTGAAGTCATCAATACGGAAGTCTTACAAAATGCCGAAGGGACACGTATCGAAATGAAAGGGATCGTTCCGTTTGTGATTGATAAGGACAGCTTAGTCATTCCTGAAGAACCCACCGTTTTATCCGAAGATGAAATTCGCCAAGACATTGAACGCCAACCGATGCTCGTTGTCGCCGGAACGATTGGTGAGGATGAACATTCGGTCGGTCTACGCGAAATCATCGACATCAAACACGGGGGTATCGAAAAATACGGCATCAAAGTTGAGTATTTAGGCACATCCGTTCCGGTCGAAAAAATTGTGGATGCAGCCATTGAAATGGATGCCGATGCGATTATGGCTTCCACCATCATTTCACATGATGAAATTCATTACAAAAACATGAAACGGATTAATGATCTGTGTGTGGAAAAAGGTGTCCGTGACAAGCTAATCTTACTAGCTGGTGGGACCCAAGTGGTTCCAGAAATTGCCGTTAAAAATGGGATGGATGCCGGCTTCGGTCGCGGAACGAAAGGGGTTAGCGTCGCAACCGCTTTAGTTGAAGCCAGATGGGAACGCGAAAACAGAGAGGAGTAA
- a CDS encoding pyridoxamine kinase — protein sequence MMSEQVLVINDLPGVAKVAGMSNLPLLEAAQFEVALLPTLILSTHTLGYSGLVKHYLNESFDKILNHWQELNIQFKGCITGYFADSQQITSTIRYLDTIQYKMPVIIDPIMADFGKLYAGFSEDFPSQFRKLVKYGEVIVPNITEACLITDFPYSEDIGPEDYPIIAQKLIDLGAKNVVLTGVFQAFEKKDNEIGYYIYTKDAEPYFHMHKKEDTWFKGVGDVSVSLITAYYLLGVPIKEAVIRSAQYVEQSITHSLTVNRDQKLGIYFEPIIPAFSNEINELRLVKNNLINSN from the coding sequence ATGATGAGTGAACAAGTGTTAGTGATTAATGATTTGCCTGGAGTGGCTAAAGTAGCTGGTATGTCAAATTTACCTTTATTAGAAGCCGCCCAGTTTGAAGTAGCCTTATTACCTACTTTGATTTTATCAACCCATACCTTAGGCTATTCTGGTTTGGTAAAACATTACTTAAATGAGTCCTTTGATAAAATTTTGAATCATTGGCAAGAATTAAATATCCAGTTTAAAGGGTGTATAACAGGGTATTTTGCAGATAGTCAACAAATTACATCGACTATCCGATATCTTGATACAATTCAATATAAAATGCCAGTTATTATTGATCCAATCATGGCTGACTTTGGTAAATTATATGCTGGATTTAGCGAAGATTTTCCAAGCCAGTTTCGAAAATTAGTCAAGTATGGTGAAGTGATTGTACCCAATATTACTGAAGCGTGTCTGATTACGGACTTTCCCTACTCAGAAGATATTGGACCAGAAGATTATCCCATTATAGCTCAAAAACTAATCGACTTAGGTGCAAAAAACGTTGTGTTAACGGGTGTTTTTCAAGCGTTTGAAAAGAAAGATAATGAAATCGGGTATTATATCTACACTAAAGATGCAGAACCTTATTTTCATATGCACAAAAAAGAGGATACTTGGTTTAAAGGTGTAGGAGATGTTTCAGTGAGCTTGATTACAGCCTATTATTTATTAGGCGTTCCAATAAAAGAAGCGGTTATTCGTAGTGCCCAATATGTTGAACAGTCCATTACACATAGTTTAACGGTCAATCGTGATCAAAAACTAGGTATATATTTTGAACCGATTATTCCAGCGTTTTCAAATGAAATAAATGAATTAAGACTTGTTAAGAATAATTTGATTAATTCAAATTAA
- a CDS encoding ornithine aminomutase subunit alpha produces the protein MEETKNFEEARQPLAHLSDEALKDHFWELIDEIIAPLLKMGHEYTSPSIERSVIMRMGFSSTEATAIVDQVLKYDFMSKGAGHLVYRIAKENDLSIRQAGLELGEGKHWDQVEAIFRGGDVNDGI, from the coding sequence ATGGAAGAAACGAAAAATTTTGAGGAAGCTAGACAGCCTTTAGCGCACTTATCCGATGAAGCCTTAAAAGATCACTTTTGGGAGTTAATTGATGAAATCATCGCACCGCTTTTAAAAATGGGACACGAATATACCTCGCCTTCCATTGAACGGTCTGTGATTATGCGGATGGGCTTTTCCTCGACTGAGGCAACAGCCATCGTCGATCAAGTCTTAAAATATGATTTTATGTCCAAAGGAGCCGGTCACTTGGTTTATCGCATCGCTAAGGAAAATGACTTATCCATTCGACAAGCAGGACTTGAGTTGGGTGAAGGTAAGCACTGGGATCAAGTGGAAGCCATTTTTAGAGGAGGGGATGTCAATGACGGAATATAA
- a CDS encoding GlmL-related ornithine degradation protein, giving the protein MRIDVLVAEIGSTTTVVSAFNGISDASSEPVFLGQGQATTTVEAGDVRIGIEASIENLKTQLNISELTYNELFASSSAAGGLKMTVHGLVFDMTARAAKEAALGAGAVIRMVTAGKLRRSDLLKIKEEQPNLILIAGGVDYGERDTAIENSEKIADLALSIPVIYAGNVENQEEIKLIFEGAKQEIFIVENVYPKIDLLNIEPTRAVIQDAFEKHIVHAAGMEHVYDLVNGNITPTPGAVMVMAKLFYKYIGDVVVVDVGGATTDIHSVTEGSPKFDRISVAPEPKAKRTVEGDIGLYVNLEQVIQLYGEAQLIDEGFDLDELRRSYDGIPCNDQERKFLEKMAEVATTTAIDRHVGSIRYVYGPTGRSTLAQGKDLSRVQYVIGTGGALTRLSNGEAVLKKLQKKKDSLQMLPKRPPVVLLDHDYIMSSLGVLSMKHEQAAMKLLAKSLRFEALNEAVNNYTDENELEAYYNSDKDG; this is encoded by the coding sequence ATGCGGATTGATGTGTTAGTCGCCGAAATTGGCTCAACGACGACAGTCGTTAGTGCCTTTAATGGCATTAGCGATGCGTCTTCTGAGCCCGTCTTCCTCGGTCAAGGTCAGGCAACCACTACCGTTGAAGCCGGAGACGTCCGGATCGGCATCGAAGCCAGTATTGAAAACCTCAAAACCCAACTAAATATCTCTGAATTAACCTATAACGAATTATTTGCCAGTTCAAGTGCGGCTGGTGGTTTGAAAATGACGGTTCATGGGCTAGTCTTTGATATGACCGCCCGTGCAGCCAAAGAAGCTGCCCTTGGTGCGGGTGCGGTTATTCGTATGGTTACAGCTGGAAAGTTACGGCGAAGCGATTTACTTAAGATCAAAGAAGAACAGCCTAATCTGATTTTAATTGCAGGTGGCGTAGATTATGGTGAACGCGATACGGCCATTGAAAATAGTGAAAAGATTGCGGATTTAGCTTTGTCAATTCCGGTAATTTACGCAGGTAATGTGGAAAATCAAGAAGAAATTAAACTGATCTTTGAAGGGGCAAAGCAGGAGATATTTATTGTGGAGAATGTTTACCCTAAAATTGACCTGTTAAATATTGAACCGACGCGAGCCGTCATCCAAGATGCCTTTGAAAAACATATTGTGCATGCAGCGGGCATGGAGCACGTGTATGATTTGGTGAATGGAAATATTACGCCGACGCCGGGTGCAGTGATGGTAATGGCGAAATTGTTTTATAAATACATAGGGGATGTGGTGGTCGTTGATGTCGGTGGGGCAACCACGGATATCCATTCGGTCACAGAAGGGTCGCCTAAATTTGACCGCATTTCCGTAGCACCAGAGCCGAAGGCTAAACGGACGGTGGAAGGCGACATTGGTTTGTATGTCAACTTGGAGCAGGTCATCCAATTATATGGTGAAGCACAACTGATAGACGAAGGCTTTGATTTAGATGAGCTGCGTCGAAGCTATGATGGCATTCCATGCAATGATCAAGAACGTAAATTCTTGGAAAAAATGGCAGAAGTAGCGACAACGACGGCTATCGATCGCCATGTCGGCTCAATTCGCTATGTCTATGGTCCTACAGGTCGGTCGACGCTGGCGCAAGGCAAGGATTTGAGTCGCGTTCAATACGTGATTGGCACAGGGGGAGCTTTGACACGGTTGAGTAATGGCGAGGCCGTTTTAAAGAAGTTACAAAAAAAGAAAGACTCGCTCCAAATGTTGCCTAAACGTCCGCCAGTCGTTTTGTTGGATCATGATTATATTATGTCTTCTTTGGGCGTCTTGTCGATGAAACATGAGCAAGCCGCTATGAAGTTATTAGCCAAATCCTTGCGGTTTGAGGCGTTGAATGAAGCGGTTAATAATTATACTGATGAAAATGAGCTTGAAGCGTATTATAATTCAGATAAGGATGGTTAA
- the ortA gene encoding 2-amino-4-oxopentanoate thiolase subunit OrtA, which produces MVKKGEWVQISAVVLTAEQRAAQVPEDTKATPLIMWVKGYLLEEEAEVGQEVMIETVTKRRVGGTLVQVNPVYTHSFGRYIPEITQIHQLLADALEGGAENDG; this is translated from the coding sequence TTGGTTAAAAAAGGCGAATGGGTACAAATTTCAGCGGTTGTTTTAACGGCTGAACAACGAGCGGCGCAAGTTCCAGAAGATACAAAAGCGACGCCGTTAATTATGTGGGTTAAGGGGTATTTATTAGAAGAAGAAGCGGAAGTAGGGCAAGAAGTGATGATTGAAACGGTCACGAAACGCAGAGTTGGCGGGACTTTAGTCCAAGTTAATCCGGTTTACACACATTCTTTTGGCCGTTACATCCCTGAAATTACCCAAATTCATCAACTATTAGCTGATGCTTTGGAAGGCGGTGCGGAAAATGACGGATAA